In one Pseudomonas fitomaticsae genomic region, the following are encoded:
- a CDS encoding ABC transporter ATP-binding protein, which produces MNSSISIKDLNLNFRLYHDKGQSLKEFFAGLLKRRNKSKYTEFRALKDLNLEIVHGDRIGIVGHNGAGKSTLLKAICGIYCATEGSVTVNGRIAPLLEIGAGFNLELSGRENIYLNGAILGYSKSMLKKIEPEIIEFTGLAEFIDTPVKYYSTGMYMRLAFAIATAVHPDILILDELFAGGDAEFIDKALARMHDFIDSSSIMVFVSHQPDLLRRLCNRVIWIDHGSIIEDGEPDVVINKYLNNHAG; this is translated from the coding sequence ATGAACTCAAGTATCTCGATAAAAGATCTGAATCTGAACTTCCGTCTGTACCACGACAAAGGGCAGTCGCTGAAGGAATTTTTTGCGGGGCTGCTGAAGCGCCGCAACAAAAGCAAATACACCGAATTTCGCGCGCTGAAGGACCTCAATCTCGAAATCGTTCATGGCGACCGGATCGGGATCGTGGGCCATAACGGCGCAGGAAAAAGTACGCTGCTGAAAGCCATCTGCGGCATTTATTGCGCAACAGAGGGATCTGTGACGGTCAATGGCCGGATTGCCCCTCTGCTGGAAATTGGAGCTGGCTTCAACCTTGAATTGAGTGGCCGTGAGAACATTTACCTCAACGGCGCGATTCTCGGTTACAGCAAGTCCATGCTCAAGAAGATCGAACCCGAAATCATCGAATTCACGGGTTTGGCCGAGTTCATTGACACCCCTGTGAAGTATTACTCCACGGGGATGTACATGCGCCTGGCTTTTGCTATCGCCACCGCCGTTCATCCGGACATTCTTATTCTCGATGAACTCTTTGCCGGTGGTGATGCAGAATTCATCGATAAGGCACTGGCACGCATGCATGATTTCATCGACAGCTCTAGCATCATGGTATTCGTATCCCATCAGCCCGATCTGCTGCGCAGGCTGTGCAATAGAGTTATCTGGATCGATCATGGCAGCATCATCGAAGACGGTGAGCCGGATGTCGTCATTAACAAATATTTGAATAATCACGCGGGGTGA
- a CDS encoding ComEA family DNA-binding protein yields the protein MRTGYFYSLIFAFLTSASIAAVAGPSAPLESNKAPLVMGAQATAEIERVDLNEADATTLQKALAGIGEAKAKAIVAYRDANGPFSSVDELLEVKGIGKAILDRNRDKLEVN from the coding sequence ATGCGTACCGGATACTTCTACTCCCTGATTTTTGCTTTCCTGACCAGTGCCTCGATCGCCGCGGTTGCCGGGCCTTCGGCTCCTTTGGAGTCCAATAAGGCACCATTGGTGATGGGCGCGCAGGCCACAGCTGAAATCGAAAGGGTGGACCTGAATGAAGCCGACGCTACAACCCTGCAAAAAGCGTTGGCGGGTATTGGTGAAGCCAAGGCCAAGGCGATTGTTGCTTACCGTGATGCTAATGGGCCATTTTCCTCCGTGGATGAATTGCTGGAGGTGAAGGGCATCGGCAAGGCGATCCTGGATCGCAATCGCGACAAGCTGGAAGTGAACTAA
- the fabF gene encoding beta-ketoacyl-ACP synthase II: MDQRRVVVTGMGLVSPLGSGIEVVWQRLLAGRSGLRNLPEAVIADLPTRVGGVVPTMEEDAEAGFDPDRATPPKEQKKMDRFILFAMEAARQALEQAGWHPTEPHAQERTATIIGSGVGGFGAIADAVRTTDSRGPRRLSPFTIPSFLVNLAAGHVSIQHSLKGPLGAPVTACAAGVQAIGDAARLIRSGEADIAVCGGAEACIDRVSLAGFAAARALSSAYNDTPERASRPFDSGRDGFVMGEGAGLLVIESLEHALARGAKPLAELVGYGTSADAYHLTAGPEDGSGARRAMTLALAQAGITPDQVQHLNAHATSTPVGDLGELAAIKSVFGVQNSIAVTSTKSATGHLLGAAGGLEAIFTLLAIRDQIVPPTLNLENPDPASEGVDIVHGQARSMPIEYALSNGFGFGGVNASVLFKRWQA; this comes from the coding sequence ATGGATCAGCGTCGAGTAGTTGTCACGGGTATGGGCCTGGTTTCGCCCTTGGGAAGCGGCATCGAAGTCGTCTGGCAGCGCTTGCTGGCCGGGCGTTCGGGTTTGCGAAACTTGCCGGAAGCGGTAATTGCCGATCTGCCGACCCGGGTCGGTGGCGTGGTGCCGACGATGGAGGAGGACGCCGAAGCAGGTTTCGATCCGGATCGCGCCACGCCGCCCAAAGAACAGAAGAAAATGGATCGGTTCATTCTGTTCGCGATGGAGGCGGCCCGTCAGGCGCTTGAACAGGCCGGCTGGCACCCGACCGAGCCCCACGCTCAGGAGCGCACGGCCACCATCATTGGCTCCGGTGTCGGCGGGTTCGGCGCCATCGCCGATGCTGTGCGCACTACCGACAGCCGAGGCCCGCGACGCTTGTCGCCGTTCACCATCCCCTCGTTTCTGGTCAACCTTGCGGCGGGGCATGTCTCGATCCAGCACAGTCTCAAGGGTCCGCTCGGTGCACCGGTCACCGCTTGTGCCGCTGGAGTGCAGGCGATTGGTGACGCGGCGCGATTGATTCGTTCCGGCGAAGCCGATATAGCGGTATGCGGCGGCGCGGAAGCCTGCATCGACCGGGTCAGCCTTGCCGGTTTCGCGGCGGCGCGGGCCTTGTCCAGCGCCTACAACGACACGCCTGAGCGCGCGTCGCGTCCGTTCGACAGCGGGCGTGACGGCTTCGTGATGGGCGAAGGCGCCGGTCTACTGGTTATCGAGTCACTGGAACATGCCTTGGCACGGGGTGCGAAACCGTTGGCCGAACTGGTGGGATATGGCACTAGCGCGGATGCGTACCACCTGACCGCCGGGCCGGAAGACGGCAGCGGTGCACGCCGGGCGATGACTCTGGCGCTGGCTCAGGCTGGCATCACGCCGGATCAGGTGCAACACCTGAACGCGCATGCGACCTCAACGCCAGTGGGCGACCTCGGTGAGCTGGCTGCAATCAAGTCGGTGTTCGGCGTGCAAAATTCAATCGCCGTCACCTCGACCAAATCCGCGACGGGGCATTTGCTGGGGGCGGCGGGAGGTCTGGAAGCGATCTTCACGCTGTTGGCTATCCGCGATCAAATCGTTCCGCCAACCCTCAACCTGGAAAATCCCGATCCGGCCAGCGAAGGCGTAGATATCGTCCACGGTCAGGCGCGGTCGATGCCGATCGAGTATGCGTTGTCCAATGGGTTCGGCTTCGGCGGGGTCAATGCCAGCGTGCTGTTCAAGCGCTGGCAGGCTTAG
- a CDS encoding DegT/DnrJ/EryC1/StrS family aminotransferase yields MATQLFVPNFRVDECLEGIRECLEKGWTGLGFKTVEMEEAWKAYTGLPHAHFLSSNTVGLHLAFHMMKTQHGWDDDAEVITTPLTFVSTNHAIIEAKLTPVFADVDEYLCLDPVDVERKITDKTKALIFVGLGGNVGQYEKVLKLCKDRNIKVILDAAHMAGTRVNGKHVGHDADVTVFSFQAVKNLATADSGMICFRDKEDDERARKLAWLGINKDTFARTASQGAYKWKYDVEELGFKYHGNSIMAAIGLVSLKYLDRDNAYRRQLADWYLEALKGDQQITPVLVSPGCESSRHLFQVRVPKRDEVLMALNEHEIYPGVHYRDNTEYRLYSSGAGKCPAAHKASNELISLPMHMGVTKKDVEFIVETLKKVVQAGL; encoded by the coding sequence GTGGCAACGCAACTTTTTGTTCCGAACTTCCGAGTCGACGAATGCCTTGAAGGCATCCGCGAATGCCTGGAAAAAGGCTGGACCGGTCTGGGCTTCAAAACTGTCGAAATGGAAGAGGCCTGGAAAGCCTACACAGGCCTGCCGCACGCGCACTTCCTGAGTTCCAACACCGTTGGTCTGCATCTGGCATTCCACATGATGAAGACGCAACACGGCTGGGACGATGACGCCGAAGTCATCACTACGCCGCTGACCTTTGTGTCGACCAACCATGCGATTATCGAGGCTAAACTCACCCCGGTTTTCGCCGATGTCGACGAGTACCTCTGCCTTGACCCGGTCGATGTGGAACGCAAGATCACCGACAAGACCAAGGCGCTCATCTTCGTCGGCCTGGGCGGCAACGTCGGCCAGTACGAAAAAGTGCTCAAGCTCTGCAAGGACCGCAACATCAAGGTCATTCTGGACGCCGCTCACATGGCGGGCACCCGCGTTAATGGCAAGCATGTCGGTCACGACGCAGACGTCACCGTATTCAGCTTCCAGGCCGTAAAAAACCTGGCAACCGCCGACTCCGGGATGATTTGCTTCCGCGACAAGGAAGACGACGAACGTGCGCGCAAGCTGGCATGGCTCGGGATCAACAAGGACACATTTGCACGCACCGCCAGCCAGGGTGCCTACAAATGGAAGTACGACGTGGAAGAGCTGGGTTTCAAATACCACGGCAACTCCATCATGGCCGCCATCGGCCTGGTCTCGCTGAAGTACCTTGACCGCGACAACGCCTATCGCCGCCAGCTGGCCGACTGGTACCTGGAAGCCCTGAAAGGCGACCAACAGATCACTCCGGTCCTGGTTTCGCCAGGCTGTGAATCGTCTCGCCACCTGTTCCAGGTTCGCGTACCAAAACGCGATGAAGTCCTGATGGCACTGAACGAGCACGAGATCTACCCAGGCGTGCACTATCGCGACAACACCGAATACCGCCTGTACAGCTCGGGTGCCGGTAAATGCCCTGCTGCACACAAGGCCAGCAATGAGCTGATCTCTCTGCCGATGCACATGGGCGTCACCAAGAAGGATGTAGAGTTCATCGTAGAGACGCTGAAGAAAGTAGTCCAAGCGGGTCTCTGA
- a CDS encoding SDR family NAD(P)-dependent oxidoreductase, with product MSSPKSQGTALVTGASSGIGAVYAERLAARGFDLLLVARDQERLESAASKLREAHGVQVEVLKADLTQKDEVLKLEQRLRSDSSISLLVNNAGVAVNGLLANADPEILEQLIQLNVTTLTRLAAAAASAFTGAGRGTIINIASVVALFPERFNATYSASKAYVLSLTQSLNTELEGTGVKVQAVLPGVTRTEIWERSGFDASGIPAEMVMEAGEMVDAALSGLDQGELVTIPSLPDAGEWQTFVAARHVMAPNLSHSSAASRYK from the coding sequence ATGAGTTCCCCTAAATCCCAAGGTACGGCGCTGGTCACTGGCGCATCTTCCGGCATTGGTGCGGTATATGCCGAGCGGTTGGCGGCACGTGGTTTTGATCTGTTGCTGGTCGCCCGTGATCAGGAACGTCTGGAGTCTGCTGCCAGCAAGTTGCGGGAGGCTCATGGTGTTCAGGTCGAGGTGCTGAAGGCCGATCTGACGCAAAAGGATGAAGTGCTCAAGCTTGAACAGCGTCTGCGCAGCGATTCCAGTATCAGCCTGCTGGTCAACAATGCGGGTGTGGCGGTCAATGGTTTGTTGGCTAACGCCGATCCCGAGATCCTGGAGCAACTGATTCAGTTGAACGTCACCACGCTGACCCGGCTGGCAGCCGCAGCAGCCTCCGCGTTCACCGGCGCCGGGCGCGGCACGATCATCAACATTGCGTCGGTGGTCGCCTTGTTCCCCGAGCGCTTCAATGCCACCTACAGCGCCAGCAAGGCTTACGTGTTGAGCCTGACTCAATCGCTCAATACCGAACTGGAAGGCACCGGCGTCAAGGTCCAAGCGGTATTGCCGGGTGTGACCCGAACGGAAATCTGGGAACGCTCGGGGTTCGATGCCAGTGGCATTCCTGCGGAAATGGTCATGGAGGCGGGCGAGATGGTCGATGCCGCGTTGTCCGGTCTGGATCAGGGCGAGCTTGTCACGATTCCTTCGTTGCCCGATGCGGGCGAATGGCAAACCTTCGTCGCGGCACGTCATGTGATGGCCCCCAACCTGTCCCACAGCTCGGCGGCCAGCCGCTACAAGTAA
- a CDS encoding ATP-grasp domain-containing protein, with amino-acid sequence MNILITGAGSVMGQSIYKALAFHDFGEPLKIHFANSEELGAGRFFSLPSAPVVKTPIFPLAASPEYHSHLRNYVKEHDIQIVFSGTQHELKAVAAYRDETLRAATLSSSITDICMDKVSTSSVLSRHGIRVPKTSSLAEYLESGDITGPIVIKPNHSSSSRSIYKVSGLAEAKKLIAEENIKVESFLVQELLTGEEYTCGCYVDRYTKEIHHIIFKRTLTPDGATSYGEIVVDESISSYLNTIGKALIEEGLDFGHFNVQLIQTATDPVLFEINGRLSSTEASKAYYGYNSCAAFVYNIVKQEPFNGWNIAQSGRFLRYYEELYFK; translated from the coding sequence ATGAATATTCTGATTACCGGTGCGGGCTCTGTAATGGGACAGAGCATTTACAAGGCCTTGGCATTTCACGACTTTGGCGAGCCTCTGAAAATCCACTTCGCCAACAGTGAAGAACTGGGCGCCGGACGCTTCTTTTCCCTACCTTCGGCACCTGTAGTCAAGACACCCATATTTCCTCTGGCAGCCTCCCCTGAGTATCACAGCCACCTGCGCAACTATGTCAAAGAGCATGACATTCAAATTGTGTTCTCCGGCACTCAGCACGAGCTGAAAGCTGTAGCCGCATACCGTGATGAAACATTGCGCGCCGCCACCCTCTCCTCCAGTATCACCGACATCTGCATGGACAAGGTTTCCACGTCTTCGGTACTGAGTCGACATGGCATCAGAGTACCAAAGACCAGCTCGCTCGCTGAGTACCTGGAATCCGGCGACATCACGGGTCCCATCGTCATCAAGCCGAACCATAGTTCCTCCTCTCGCAGCATCTATAAGGTTTCCGGGCTCGCTGAAGCCAAGAAGCTGATCGCGGAAGAAAACATCAAAGTCGAATCCTTCCTCGTTCAAGAGCTGTTGACAGGCGAGGAATACACTTGCGGCTGCTACGTTGACCGTTACACCAAAGAAATCCACCACATCATTTTCAAGCGGACACTGACTCCGGACGGCGCCACCTCCTATGGTGAAATCGTCGTGGACGAAAGCATTTCCTCTTACCTTAATACGATCGGTAAAGCACTGATCGAAGAGGGTCTGGACTTTGGCCATTTCAATGTTCAGTTGATCCAGACCGCAACCGATCCCGTTCTGTTTGAAATCAATGGTCGCCTGAGTTCAACCGAGGCCTCCAAGGCATACTACGGCTACAACTCGTGCGCAGCCTTTGTATACAACATCGTTAAACAAGAACCTTTCAACGGCTGGAACATTGCACAGTCTGGCCGATTCCTGCGTTACTACGAAGAGCTGTACTTCAAATAA
- a CDS encoding polysaccharide biosynthesis protein, translated as MDKIRAFLLGLPRRQKRLIQVATDIFLVWLALWLAFIVRLGIDDMYNPLRIHFWLFACAPVIAVPLFIRFGMYRAVMRYFGNDALIAIIKAVSLSALILALVVFWYSNHEAVVPRSIIFNYWWLSMVIIGGLRLCMRQYFMGDWFTAAQHVPFTSRDDGLTKVAIYGAGVAGNQLVAALRMGRVMRPVAFIDDDSSIADRSISGLQVYKPKHIQQMIDVTGAQEILLALPSSTRARRREILNLLEGFPLHVRSVPNFTDLASGRVKVEDIQEVDIADLLGRDAVPAQPDLLERCVKGKTVMVTGAGGSIGSELCRQIFALGPTTLLLFEHSEFNLYSILSELEQRGCREAVGVRLLPILGSIRQPEKLLDVMKTWKVDTVYHAAAYKHVPMVEHNIAEGVLNNVIGTLNTAQAALQSGVSNFVLISTDKAVRPTNVMGSTKRLAELTLQALSREVAPVLFGDKANVSRVNKTRFTMVRFGNVLGSSGSVIPLFHSQIKSGGPLTVTHPKITRYFMTIPEAAQLVIQAGSMGLGGDVFVLDMGEPVKIVELAEKMIHLSGLSIRSEKNAQGDISIEFTGLRPGEKLYEELLIGDNVAATPHPMIMTANEDHLPWDVLKARLSELLVAVNNDDYSRVRQLLRETVSGYTPDGEIVDWIYQQRRLEP; from the coding sequence ATGGATAAGATACGAGCGTTTTTGTTGGGGTTACCGAGACGGCAGAAGCGCCTCATTCAAGTCGCTACAGACATTTTTCTGGTCTGGCTGGCGTTGTGGCTGGCGTTCATCGTCCGACTCGGGATTGACGATATGTACAACCCGCTGCGGATTCATTTCTGGCTTTTCGCATGCGCTCCCGTTATCGCCGTCCCTCTTTTCATTCGTTTCGGCATGTACCGTGCCGTGATGCGTTATTTCGGCAACGATGCGCTCATTGCGATCATCAAGGCCGTCAGTCTTTCTGCCTTGATCCTGGCGCTCGTGGTGTTCTGGTACAGCAATCACGAAGCGGTCGTCCCGCGTTCGATCATTTTCAACTACTGGTGGTTGAGTATGGTGATCATCGGCGGCCTGCGCCTGTGCATGCGCCAGTATTTCATGGGCGACTGGTTCACCGCAGCGCAGCATGTACCGTTCACCAGTCGGGATGATGGCCTGACCAAGGTTGCGATCTACGGGGCGGGTGTGGCGGGCAACCAGCTCGTGGCGGCATTGCGGATGGGGCGGGTCATGCGTCCGGTCGCGTTCATCGATGACGATTCCAGCATCGCCGACCGGTCTATCTCCGGATTGCAGGTCTACAAGCCAAAACACATTCAGCAGATGATAGATGTCACGGGAGCGCAGGAAATTCTTCTGGCGCTGCCGTCATCGACACGGGCGCGTCGCCGGGAAATCCTGAATCTGCTCGAAGGCTTTCCCCTTCATGTGCGCAGCGTGCCCAACTTCACGGATCTGGCCAGCGGCCGGGTCAAGGTCGAGGATATCCAGGAGGTCGATATCGCCGACCTCCTCGGGCGTGACGCGGTGCCGGCTCAACCGGACTTGCTGGAGCGTTGCGTCAAGGGCAAGACCGTGATGGTCACCGGAGCGGGCGGATCGATCGGTTCAGAGCTGTGCCGGCAGATCTTTGCGTTGGGGCCGACGACCCTGTTGCTGTTCGAACACAGCGAATTCAACCTCTACAGCATTCTGTCGGAGCTGGAGCAGCGGGGATGTCGTGAGGCGGTGGGGGTGCGGTTGCTGCCGATCCTCGGGTCGATCCGTCAGCCGGAAAAACTGCTCGACGTGATGAAAACCTGGAAGGTCGATACGGTCTATCACGCAGCCGCCTACAAGCATGTACCGATGGTCGAGCACAACATCGCCGAAGGCGTCCTGAACAATGTGATCGGCACGCTCAACACCGCCCAGGCAGCGTTGCAGTCGGGGGTGTCCAACTTTGTTCTGATTTCTACCGACAAGGCTGTGCGCCCGACCAACGTCATGGGCAGCACCAAGCGTCTGGCCGAACTGACGCTCCAGGCCCTCAGCCGTGAGGTTGCCCCGGTGCTGTTCGGCGACAAGGCCAACGTGTCCCGGGTCAACAAGACCCGCTTCACCATGGTCCGGTTCGGCAATGTCCTGGGGTCTTCGGGATCAGTGATTCCGCTGTTTCACAGCCAGATCAAATCCGGTGGTCCGCTGACGGTCACCCATCCGAAGATCACGCGTTATTTCATGACGATCCCCGAAGCGGCACAGCTGGTGATCCAGGCCGGCTCCATGGGGCTGGGCGGTGACGTTTTTGTCCTCGACATGGGCGAGCCGGTCAAGATTGTCGAGCTGGCAGAGAAGATGATTCACCTTTCCGGTCTGAGCATTCGCTCGGAGAAGAATGCTCAAGGGGATATCTCGATCGAGTTCACGGGGTTGCGTCCTGGCGAGAAGTTGTACGAAGAGCTGTTGATCGGAGACAACGTCGCTGCCACGCCGCATCCCATGATCATGACGGCCAACGAGGACCATTTGCCCTGGGACGTGCTGAAGGCCAGGCTGAGCGAGTTGCTCGTTGCCGTGAACAATGACGACTACTCGCGGGTACGCCAGCTTCTGCGTGAGACCGTCAGTGGCTATACCCCGGATGGCGAGATTGTCGACTGGATCTACCAGCAGCGTCGTCTTGAACCCTGA
- a CDS encoding TetR/AcrR family transcriptional regulator produces MRYSQDHKAQTHQRIIKEASERFRKNGIGATGLQPLMKALGLTHGGFYSHFKSKDELVEKALQAAGDQVAGLCAEIFAQENPLELFIDTYLSEWHQTTPHEGCPLLTISSELGLRGQPSPTSDEVLKARLDQIEGTLEGENAAERSIVIMATLAGALLLSRSVADAGFAQRILDVTREHLKQSED; encoded by the coding sequence ATGCGTTACTCGCAGGATCATAAAGCCCAGACCCATCAACGCATCATCAAGGAAGCGTCCGAGCGGTTTCGCAAGAACGGCATCGGTGCGACCGGCCTGCAGCCATTGATGAAGGCGCTGGGCCTGACGCACGGCGGTTTTTACTCGCACTTCAAGTCCAAGGACGAACTCGTTGAAAAAGCACTGCAGGCGGCCGGCGATCAAGTGGCGGGCCTGTGCGCGGAGATCTTCGCCCAGGAAAACCCGCTGGAGCTGTTCATCGATACCTACCTGTCCGAGTGGCATCAGACCACGCCCCATGAAGGCTGCCCGCTGCTGACCATTTCTTCGGAACTGGGGTTGCGCGGCCAGCCGAGCCCGACCAGCGATGAAGTGCTCAAGGCTCGCCTGGACCAGATCGAAGGCACCCTTGAAGGCGAGAACGCCGCCGAGCGCAGCATCGTCATCATGGCGACACTGGCCGGGGCGCTCCTGCTGTCTCGCAGTGTCGCGGATGCCGGGTTCGCGCAACGCATCCTGGACGTTACCCGCGAACACCTCAAACAATCGGAAGACTAA
- a CDS encoding NAD-dependent epimerase/dehydratase family protein, protein MNLRCKYSAGYRIAVTGSTGYVGSKFLESFETPDFVETDFTQLPAGSLIVHLAANMNNTSDALSENTLIDTLVLEQVNEKHRGLIYASTNNVYPYALNCRTGDKLRCNDYYSASKVFGEKLFEDLLKVPFVSVRIADVFGVGQKHGNFFKAIEQGIRQKSSLAQYGAGLKRRTYIHITELVQLLKWIATDGFDLAATTRVLNTGYPDSASIAEIVALAAGITGLEVINKHMENDLSAFDVRTMQPTILPGYAPQWNSFKSAFAGYVEEINLQV, encoded by the coding sequence ATGAATCTCCGATGCAAATATTCAGCCGGTTACCGCATTGCGGTAACCGGATCAACCGGATATGTCGGAAGCAAATTTCTGGAGTCTTTCGAGACTCCAGACTTTGTTGAAACTGACTTCACTCAACTTCCAGCGGGCTCATTGATTGTTCATCTTGCAGCAAACATGAACAATACAAGCGACGCACTTTCTGAAAACACCCTTATCGATACGCTGGTGCTGGAACAGGTCAACGAAAAACATCGCGGCCTGATCTATGCCTCCACCAACAACGTCTACCCCTACGCCTTGAACTGCCGCACCGGCGATAAGCTGCGCTGCAACGATTACTACTCCGCGTCCAAGGTTTTCGGCGAAAAACTGTTCGAAGACTTGCTCAAAGTCCCTTTTGTCTCAGTGAGGATTGCCGATGTCTTTGGCGTGGGCCAGAAACACGGAAACTTCTTCAAGGCGATCGAGCAAGGCATCCGTCAGAAGAGCAGTCTCGCGCAGTACGGTGCAGGTCTCAAAAGACGCACGTATATCCACATCACCGAACTGGTTCAATTGCTTAAATGGATTGCGACAGACGGGTTTGATCTGGCAGCGACGACACGCGTCCTGAACACTGGCTACCCTGACTCTGCCAGCATTGCTGAAATCGTGGCGCTGGCAGCCGGAATAACCGGGCTGGAAGTCATCAACAAACACATGGAAAATGATCTGTCGGCTTTTGATGTCAGAACCATGCAGCCGACAATCCTGCCAGGCTATGCCCCTCAGTGGAACTCTTTCAAAAGTGCTTTCGCTGGCTATGTCGAAGAAATCAATTTACAGGTTTAA
- a CDS encoding ABC transporter permease produces the protein MFSIFFKELFQYKLVLKQLIWQQLTMRYRRTALGFFWTLLNPLLTMVVTSIVFSMIMRWPLKTFAIFLFSGLVPFTLFSNCLAQGMQALLNNESLIKKIHIPKQIFVVSTSVSLLVDAVFSTICLFIIALAIGAPFTASLFILPVNFLLLFAFAVGLGLALSIATVSFRDLPNIVGVVLQALYYLTPIIYPLTFVPETYRWIFALNPLTLFIEIFRLPIYEGSIAGPDVYAKVAALAILSVLFGIYTFKKHDRYIVFKL, from the coding sequence GTGTTCAGCATTTTTTTCAAAGAGCTATTCCAATACAAATTAGTGCTCAAGCAGTTGATTTGGCAACAATTGACAATGCGTTACAGAAGAACCGCACTCGGCTTTTTCTGGACGCTGTTGAACCCGCTACTGACCATGGTCGTGACCTCCATCGTATTCTCGATGATCATGAGATGGCCGCTTAAAACATTCGCAATCTTCCTGTTTTCGGGACTCGTGCCCTTCACGCTATTCTCCAACTGCCTGGCGCAAGGCATGCAGGCATTGCTGAACAACGAGTCACTGATCAAGAAAATCCACATTCCGAAACAGATCTTTGTCGTTTCCACCTCGGTCAGCCTGCTGGTCGATGCGGTTTTCAGCACCATATGCCTGTTCATCATCGCCCTGGCCATCGGTGCTCCTTTTACCGCATCGCTCTTCATACTGCCCGTGAACTTCCTGCTGCTGTTTGCATTTGCAGTGGGCCTGGGACTGGCATTGAGCATCGCGACGGTTTCATTCCGTGACCTGCCCAACATCGTAGGCGTGGTGCTGCAAGCCCTTTACTATCTGACGCCGATCATCTACCCGCTCACATTCGTGCCAGAAACCTACAGATGGATCTTCGCGCTGAACCCGCTGACCCTGTTCATCGAAATCTTCCGACTGCCTATCTATGAAGGCTCCATCGCCGGACCTGATGTTTATGCAAAGGTGGCGGCACTGGCAATTCTCAGCGTGCTTTTTGGTATCTACACATTCAAAAAGCATGATCGATACATAGTATTCAAGTTGTGA
- a CDS encoding MraY family glycosyltransferase: MSFWWFFLGAGVASFVLTALLRQYALARSLMDIPNARSSHSIATPRGGGVAIVVVFLVGLCLLYQQSMTGLSTFLAMAVAGLVVAVIGFMDDHGHIAARWRLAGHFCAAAWVVFWFNAFDSVNLFGLTVHLGWSGAVIAAIYLVWMLNLYNFMDGIDGIASVEAMSVCAGACLLYVLDGQSGLIGAPLLLGLAVAGFLIWNFPPARIFMGDAGSGFLGIILGAIALAAASVDFKWFWVWNIMLGVFVVDATFTLLRRLVRGDKVYEAHRSHAYQYASRLYGRHLPVTLGVLLINVFWLLPVAFSVVYFDFDGAAALAIAYAPLLLIAIKYRAGELEQPVHTT; this comes from the coding sequence ATGAGTTTCTGGTGGTTTTTCCTTGGCGCGGGTGTGGCGTCATTCGTGCTGACAGCCCTTTTGCGTCAATACGCGCTCGCACGTAGCCTGATGGATATTCCAAATGCGCGTAGTTCGCACTCGATTGCGACGCCGAGGGGCGGCGGCGTTGCGATTGTGGTGGTGTTTCTTGTGGGGCTTTGCTTGCTGTATCAGCAATCGATGACGGGTCTATCCACCTTCCTCGCAATGGCGGTGGCGGGGCTGGTCGTGGCAGTGATCGGATTTATGGATGACCACGGCCATATTGCTGCCCGTTGGAGACTTGCCGGGCATTTCTGTGCGGCAGCCTGGGTGGTTTTCTGGTTCAACGCATTCGACTCGGTGAATCTGTTCGGGCTGACTGTTCACCTGGGCTGGAGCGGGGCCGTGATTGCGGCCATCTATCTGGTGTGGATGCTCAACCTCTACAACTTCATGGACGGTATCGACGGCATCGCGAGTGTCGAGGCGATGAGTGTCTGCGCAGGGGCATGCCTGCTTTACGTGCTTGACGGTCAATCAGGGCTGATCGGGGCTCCGTTACTGTTGGGCCTGGCGGTTGCCGGCTTTCTGATCTGGAACTTCCCGCCGGCCAGGATTTTCATGGGCGATGCCGGCAGCGGTTTTCTGGGCATCATTTTAGGTGCTATTGCGCTGGCGGCTGCTAGTGTTGATTTCAAATGGTTCTGGGTGTGGAACATCATGCTGGGTGTCTTCGTCGTTGACGCGACATTCACGCTGTTGCGCCGGCTGGTGAGGGGTGACAAGGTTTATGAGGCTCATCGAAGCCATGCTTATCAGTACGCCTCTCGTCTCTACGGCAGACACCTTCCGGTGACGCTCGGGGTCTTGTTGATCAACGTGTTCTGGTTGCTGCCCGTGGCTTTTTCGGTGGTGTATTTTGATTTCGACGGTGCAGCGGCTCTGGCCATTGCGTATGCACCGCTGTTGCTGATTGCCATCAAGTATCGTGCCGGTGAACTGGAACAGCCTGTCCATACAACGTAG